From Coffea arabica cultivar ET-39 chromosome 10e, Coffea Arabica ET-39 HiFi, whole genome shotgun sequence, one genomic window encodes:
- the LOC140015191 gene encoding uncharacterized protein, with amino-acid sequence MSTHPESSDRPATTSATDLANLGAQLNEVLNRFNELSVEMMAQRRVIDQLVTGCASGEQQHEPLPPGQSEPILLPYTQTSVTSQVMNPPEEAFTYPTHGPPPTYAPNIQINPSHAQIPQNYPPITMSMPFEPQGPHYYSIAEPFTLDTAAQEKAEAGESSELVDKNLLKRLDRFEEFIRKSQGLSKQGGLDSNELCLFPDMQLPMGFKAPKFTKYDGTGNPKTHLRMFANKLGKPIDDENLPVRLFPESLEGDALDWYSNLKPKDMRSWMDLSTAFVRQYEYNCELAPTRTTLEGTKRKPSEDHKTYAKRWRKLAAKLEPPMTENEIVRTFIKAHDPPYFEEIFRMTGCSFAEIVNKLEEYDEFMRAGKIVNVSVLKSQLEAMQSQNSSSKKSQFKKKDEEASFVWNQGSSSRPRYQQNSAYSPRYLYQPRPRPVYNTTINYPRPRPNYPNTPPTPFHISPPNFQIRPLPSFNPRPIPPSNPNYHYQQTSDTQNPTPYRTFTNLGRPVDQLYEQLKAAGKIGTVPPKTYSKGFPIGYDPQSFCAYHSGAPGHSTANCWALKHEIQDMIESGDIVLRRRDEQGPNVSKNPLPTHKDTMGVITINEEIEEPTQFIVDEAEIMGVIGEPFILEEEAYEVKENTDPFILEMIPFECEPSELVVLELHEQPPILNLQEVPWNYSEPTLLIGGEKVSRKEVDAITRSGRIIGEPAVDEPSKAKENAVPTRPTVTDEEAFNFLKMLKKNLTSDGIGHNKALYISVRCNGKLLPRVLIDNGSTLNICPWNTLVKLGFQEAKLRPSAIVVRGFDGAKRESMGEVDLVREIGPAQFQVMCQVMDFSSVYNVLLGRPWIHTSGAIPSSLHQMLRFVVNGQLITIFAEEDCTMIINPASEDDSDRKALVSSHHVADIVSVGRASKDKAAVEMNLPEASVMMAKELIRGGYEIGKGLVRNLQGVLEPIELQGKKNTSGLGFQPTVRDKKEMSDRKRAEKEGKQLIMSIPPLYCTFPYQSEVIRSEVDPIEEVEVGLSELFVGVISEGDPLEDPGFPEVPIEAMKNWTSDLLPSCREFR; translated from the exons atgagtacccaTCCAGAATCATCTGATAGGCCCGCAACAACATCAGCAACTGACTTGGCGAATCTGGGAGCTCAGCTGAATGAAGTTCTAAACCGATTTAATGAGCTAAGCGTTGAAATGATGGCCCAACGGCGCGTGATTGACCAATTGGTCACTGGGTGTGCTAGCGGTGAGCAACAACATGAACCCTTACCCCCTGGCCAATCTGAACCCATACTCTTGCCTTATACTCAAACCTCTGTTACTTCACAAGTTATGAATCCACCTGAAGAAGCCTTTACCTATCCCACTCATGGCCCACCACCTACTTATGCACCTAACATCCAAATTAACCCTTCTCATGCCCAAATTCCCCAGAATTATCCGCCAATCACTATGAGCATGCCATTCGAACCCCAGGGACCACATTACTACTCCATCGCTGAGCCATTCACCTTAGATACCGCCGCCCAAGAGAAAGCTGAAGCTGGGGAATCATCCGAGCTGGTTGATAAGAACTTGCTAAAAAGATTGGATCGGTTTGAGGAATTTATTAGGAAAAGCCAAGGTTTGAGCAAGCAAGGAGGTCTAGACTCCAACGAGCTATGCCTGTTTCCGGATATGCAATTGCCAATGGGTTTTAAAGCACCTAAATTTACCAAGTACGATGGAACTGGCAATCCCAAAACACACCTTCGGATGTTTGCAAACAAACTTGGAAAGCCGATAGATGATGAGAATCTGCCTGTACGTTTATTTCCCGAGAGTCTAGAAGGCGACGCGTTGGAttggtattcaaatttgaaGCCTAAGGATATGAGATCTTGGATGGATTTGTCAACCGCTTTTGTAAGGCAGTATGAATACAATTGCGAGCTCGCTCCGACGAGGACCACATTAGAGGGAACCAAGAGGAAACCATCGGAGGACCATAAGACGTATGCAAAAAGATGGAGGAAGCTGGCCGCTAAGTTGGAGCCTCCCATGACCGAAAATGAAATTGTTCGCACGTTCATCAAAGCTCATGACCCGCCCTACTTTGAAGagattttccgtatgactgggTGTTCCTTTGCTGAGATTGTCAACAAATTGGAAGAGTATGACGAGTTTATGAGGGCAGGCAAGATTGTTAATGTTTCAGTTTTAAAGTCGCAGTTGGAAGCTATGCAAAGCCAAAACAGCAGCAGTAAAAAGTCtcaatttaaaaagaaagatgagGAAGCTTCCTTTGTTTGGAACCAAGGTTCTTCTTCCCGGCCTAGATACCAACAAAATTCCGCCTATTCACCCCGTTATTTATACCAACCACGCCCGCGACCTGTTTACAATACCACAATCAACTACCCCCGTcctcgaccaaattacccaaacacaCCGCCAACGCCATTTCACATTTCCCCACCAAACTTCCAAATTAGACCGCTCCCTTCTTTCAACCCAAGACCTATTCCACCTTCCAACCCAAATTACCACTATCAACAAACCAGTGACACCCAAAATCCAACCCCATACCGAACCTTTACCAATCTAGGTCGGCCTGTTGACCAGTTATATGAGCAATTGAAAGCTGCTGGGAAGATTGGTACAGTACCCCCTAAAACCTATTCCAAAGGATTTCCCATTGGTTACGATCCTCAATCATTTTGTGCCTACCATTCAGGAGCCCCTGGACATTCAACTGCCAATTGCTGGGCGCTTAAGCATGAaattcaagacatgattgaaTCCGGAGACATAGTCCTAAGGAGGAGGGACGAACAAGGTCCAAATGTTAGCAAAAATCCTCTTCCTACACACAAGGACACCATGGGAGTTATTACTATTAATGAAGAGATTGAGGAACCTACACAATTCATTGTGGACGAAGCCGAGATAATGGGAGTCATCGGAGAACCATTCATACTGGAGGAGGAAGCctatgaagtcaaggaaaatacCGATCCATTTATTTTGGAAATGATACCTTTCGAATGTGAGCCTTCAGAGCTGGTGGTACTTGAATTGCATGAGCAACCTCCTATTCTTAATCTACAAGAGGTCCCGTGGAATTATAGCGAGCCCACGCTATTAATTGGAGGAGAAAAGGTGTCCAGAAAGGAAGTGGACGCCATTACTAGATCTGGAAGAATCATAGGGGAACCCGCAGTTGATGAGCCCTCAAAAGCGAAAGAAAATGCTGTTCCGACAAGACCAACTGTGACTGATGAAGAGGCCTTCAATTTCCTTAAGATGCTGAAGAAAA ATTTGACTTCGGATGGGATTGGACACAATAAAGCATTGTATATCTCAGTCCGTTGTAATGGGAAGTTATTGCCAAGGGTCTTGATAGACAATGGATCTACtcttaatatctgtccttggaaCACTTTGGTTAAGTTGGGATTTCAGGAAGCTAAACTTCGGCCATCTGCCATTGTGGTGAGAGGATTTGATGGTGCAAAAAGAGAATCAATGGGGGAAGTGGATTTGGTGCGGGAAATCGGACCTGCCCAGTTTCAAGTTATGTGCCAAGTCATGGACTTCTCAAGTGTTTATAATGTTCTTCTCGGACGGCCTTGGATTCATACTTCAGGCGCTATACCTTCTTCACTCCATCAAATGTTGAGATTTGTGGTGAATGGCCAGTTGATTACGATATTTGCTGAGGAAGACTGCACTATGATCATCAATCCTGCATCGGAAGATGATAGCGATAGAAAAGCTCTGGTTTCCTCTCACCATGTAGCTGACATTGTTTCTGTGGGTAGGGCATCCAAGGACAAGGCGGCAGTGGAAATGAATTTACCTGAAGCCAGCGTTATGATGGCCAAAGAGCTGATTCGAGGAGGTTATGAAATAGGCAAGGGTCTTGTGCGCAACCTACAAGGGGTCTTGGAGCCAATAGAACTTCAAGGAAAGAAGAATACCTCTGGATTAGGGTTTCAACCTACTGTCAGAGATAAGAAAGAAATGTCGGATCGCAAAAGGGCGGAGAAGGAAGGGAAGCAACTTATCATGAGCATCCCACCGTTGTACTGTACTTTTCCTTACCAATCAGAGGTGATTAGATCTGAGGTAGACCCGATCGAGGAAGTGGAGGTTGGATTATCTGAGCTATTTGTGGGGGTTATTTCTGAAGGGGACCCGTTGGAGGACCCAGGATTTCCAGAGGTGCCTATTGAAGCAATGAAGAACTGGACCAGTGATCTCCTTCCCTCCTgcagggaatttcggtaa